AATTAAACAGTTTAGATACAGAATGGCGGTAACGATTTTATGGCCGTCATTATTTGAGTAACGTTCATTTAATTGATCTATGGGAAAATTCCTTTCTTGTCATTTTCAGCGATGAGGGCAGCTGACCAGTTTGAcgtttctttacaaaaaaaaatcatttgatcaCTAAAAACATGGACACAATCATGctaatttgtttataataacAACTTACCAGTTAATTTAACCTCAAATACCCTGGGGAATACTCTGTCATCCTGAGtgtgtttgtttaattaaatcatgcaaataattaaaaataatttcttgttTTGATTGATATCGATCGATTTTGACAGGTaattttcaaatacatatttactAATGAGCTTTCAAAAAGCGTTCGGAATTTGTCGTTGACAAGATTTGGTTTCTTAAGGTTAGATTAACGTTAATTGATAGGGAAATTTTGTGAGAATTGTTCGGTTTAAACTGAAAGGAGTATTataaggactcattttggcctcaaatttcagtttcatctgacgaaagattttgaccactttttaaacactttagtgtctatttcacttgattcaattagtttatgtgaaagatttttactgatttagtccttaaaaacgatccgattcaggctcaaatatgaaaaatctctcaaatatgccaaaaaacgtcacttttcagatggtttttgtcaaatatgatagtggccgcatctgtgttcatccacaacctttatatatgttatgtattatcataaaatacaacttacatttcaaaattatggatgaacacgaatgcgtccactttcgttttacacagaaactgtctaaaatttaactaaaatgatagaattttgaagatttcagtaatttagcatgacttaatggtgctgcaacccaatatatgtgcattatattgtcaaaaacagcccatatttatgtagcagaagtattcaactgtccaataaataactaaaagtttacattttaaccattttgtaaaactgttatattttggggccaaaaagaaattcttaccggacctactcctttggttTTATCAGGGTTCAGTTTACCCAGGTTTCACTGTACAACAATTCTTAAGTTTTAACACTGTAGAGTAGAATATCTCCTCACTTaattttctttgaacaattatGGTTgaaaaggagtaggggcaataaggcccttatttgACCCAAACGTTAACTAgtgcaatttgaaaaatattcctAGATATGTCCAATTTACATTGAGATACAAggttcagaaaataaaacaattttttcagAAAACTTACCATGGCAACACACTATGACAAAACATGTAAATCTTCCttgttttgtatcaattttttgcACTCtaaaaacaactttatatttggttaGAATAAATCAATAGTAATAGTAAAGGTTCTTGTAGattattttgttgttgcttATCTGTCCATGATgttttcttaaagaaatcattgaccaaaaactgcatcaactttgaagttttatttgttttcattaaattgGTACATTTTATGACATTAAAGTAACATCATTACATCAAAATGCTCATGtttgtcatttatatttcttgaattTATGCATTTACAAACATTATGTGTaagtttgaaatagtttttaaaCACTTTATTTTTCTTGGGCTTTAAGGACGATGATCCTTTTAGAATTTAGAAAAGAATACAATTTGccaattataaactttttagAAGAGAAAAGGTCTACATTTGTTTTCTGATTACCATAATGATTGAATTTTTTAGAAGAGGATACTTCCAAGATACCAGAGGAGTTAGAACCAGCAGCACCACAGACGACATCCATGGCCAGTATTGTAGGACCGGCAGGGGAACAAACAACACTCATTAACAATGAAGAAGAGGCTTTTGCCTTGCCTCCTTTAGATGCCACTATATTCCCAGGTAGGTGGAGTTATCTTGATCTGTTAGCATCAATATACTTGAAATATTTCCCCCAGGACAAGTATTTAGTGTTACAAGGAGGACATACTTTACCAATAAATGATACAGGAACCATAAGTTTTACTCTTGCAGTAAGTATTGTTGGCCAAAGGTGACTAGTTAATTTACTAGGTGAGCAAAACTTTGAAAATACCTACCATTTGGCTACAGAAAATTTTAGAGGCAATGTCAAAATTGAAGCTGGAAGTCTATATTAGTTGATTACCTAGATTCTGACAGGTGGTTTATTGCTTCTGTTGAATCCAATTTAAGTAATTTGATAAAGGCCTTAAAGAGTTGTAATTATGTCTGTAATTCatcattatttcaatattttttatgggAAAGCCAAACTCTGGATTCCTGTATTTTTTTGTGGTGACAACAAAATTTCTCCAATGTCTATCTTCCTGAACATGcctgaaatattttaatcaatcaGGTGTCTTTAGAACATTTGAAATTAAGTTTTAATCTATAATTTGTTATTCCAAGAATACTAATgaatcaacattattttttttaatcaaattttgaatcTCTTTGATACTAAAACAGTATATTATAagatgtgattttatttttaggaaCAGAAGGCAAAAGGCGAAGAAAGAGAAAACTGATTGTAGATGAACAAAAGGGTTTCCCTGGTGAAACAATGAAGTTACAGTTATCAGATACATCAGATATCATTAGTACATTAGATCTGGCTCCACCCACCAAAAAACTCATGCACTGGAAGGAAACAGGGGGCGTGGAGAAACTGTTCTCATTACCTGGTAGAAATATTGTCTCTAAAGTCACTTCTAAGGTGAGTAACGATAATTCAGGTGTTTTCATAAAATAGAAGTCCATTCCTATATAAGTTCTAATTGGAAAAAATGTTCTGTAATTTTATTTCCACTGGAACTAATTACAACAGCTTTCCTTTCTTGTggattaaaatataaagaatatttctgtTATCAGGAACAGATATGACATTGGCAGCCTTAATTTCCCACAATATTCATCCCATACCGCCTCAACTAAagaaaattatgtatttattggtaaattgttctcgtcctgaacatgatgacatatttgccactagacGCTAAGCAGACATTAATAAATCATCCTTATGTCTTGTGGTTAAAATGATTATCACgaaattttagaaaacaatattattatagaaattcTGAAATCTTAATACATTTTCACTGATTCCACCAAAAGGAGGTTGGTTGTACtagatttttataaagttgTTGAGCTGATTgatgtgtatattttatatttttttttaattcctgaTTATTTTGTAGCTCTTTTCAAGAAACTTGATAACCAAACAAGTAAAGGATGATGAACCGGAACAAGAAAACTTCTTACagttagaggaagaagaaattGCTAGGAACGACAAATCTCAAGGTATGCATCCACTTTGATACAGTAAAACCTGTCTTGTATAACCCCTTGACAGGAACAAAAAATCTCAaggtacaaaaataaattatgtaccACTATGATACAGGTGTTCAgtttatcaacatttaaaatatacacTGTTCAACTAACAAAGAAAGGCTGCCAGTAATGTTTAGGATAGAATAAGTTGATCAGAtatgttcaataaataacttaacATTGATTCAATTGTAAAAACTCTTTAAGAGTAGCTGACTCAGCTTACACATTTATAGCCAAAATAGGAACCCTGCATATTTGAACTTGgttgtaaataataatatttgtttttcagatgAATAATGAGCAAGAGAATTCAGCCTTGTATAATTGAACTTTGTTGTAAAtaatcttatttgttttttagatGAATCAAGAACAAGAGAATTCAGCCTTGTATAATTGAGCTTGATTGTAcataataatgtttgtttttcagaCAAATCACGAGCAAGAGAAGAATTTAGTACAATAATGGAAGAACCATCAATACTAGACGCATCCGTCAAATCCAATTTACCAGATCGTCAATCTATACAGCCTGATGTTGATCGACAATCAATACAACCAACTCTCGCAGATACCACGAACCCTCAGGACTTGCTGGTCAATACCTTTACAGAGGAAGTGCCTCAACCTCAATTAGACGTGTCGGAACCACAACTACCGCAGCCTCAGTTTGACCAGTATGAAGATCCCCCATCAATAGCACCATTCTCTGTACCGCCCCCATCAGTACCGCCTCCATCGGTACCCCCACAGGCTGAAGTTCCAGTAAGTATTGTTTGTCATAATATCATAGTCTGGTATTGTTACTGTAAATTCCGAAATTGTTAACTTGCAAATTTTTAAGAAAGGACTGAATTTGgagataaattatataatttcagGAATGTCTTGATTTTACTGTCACAAATATCTGTTCACCTAACTCTTCTCCTGAGCTCTGCTAGGTAAACTCATTTTGTGACAATAAATTCTACGTTTTATGAAGGTCAAGTTTAAAATAACAGTTAGCTTCTAAATTTAGTGTACTCAAAACACAGTTTGGTTTGAATATAGGCCCTTGTCCCAATGaaaattgttatgaaaattaCACCTGAACTACATttgttgtaaaaagtaaaataacaaaattccaaactccaaggaaaattcaaatcagaaaatcccttatcaaatgtcaaaatgaaaAGCTAATAGATTTATTCTAATGTGTACAAGTCACTCCTTCAAAGTTCATTTGACCTTCTTAGATTCCTGAGAATGTTAACTGTATTTGGTACCAGTTCTAAGACACTAgggcctaaaataaaatattgtttgtttccccaatcccgaccgACCCTGCAAAATTTGTGcaactcataaaattttattgtcaaagctaagtcaaatattattttattcattttggatTTTCAGGCTTGCCGTATCGTCCAATAATGTTCAagctttttggaaaaataaaattatttccctaACTACCTACCCAAACCTGGCTTGGCAGGGTCGGGATTgggaaaacaaacaatattttaatttaggcctAGTGAGAAAAAACGACAATATACAGACAAACCAGTGAACAAAATACATCGAAAATTCCAGATAGAATGAACACCACCAATGCACCTTTAAAGTGGGAATTGATATACTTTAAAACTTACTACATAAGTTAGCAGATCCTGAGTCTTAATGTATCACTGAAATATAACATCTTTtaacaattattatattatatttacagGGTTTCAGAACCGATGAAGATCTTGAAAACGAACTTATGCCAGAAAATGAAGAACAGGAAGAAAAGAGACTTACAAAGCGTACACATCAAATGCAGCATGCTTTAGAATTAGCATTTAGATACAATAATAGACTTAGTTTTGCTGAAATGTCAcgtaatttatacaaaaaacaatCTGCAGCCCGGTTTTATACTTTGTTGGTTCTTAAAAAGTTTCAGGCTGTTGAAGTGAGTCAACAGAAAGAGTTCGGTGACATTTGGATCAGTAAAGGACCACAATTTGGCCTGGTGTCATGAGTGGACTACTTAAGTGAGGACTTGGACAATGTCTGTTAAAACCTGTTTATGTTGTTTAAAAGGAGAAATTGAAGGCAACTATTGTATTTTAACCTGGAACGTGTTTAAAGAGAGAAGAAATGATTATGATCTCTTGTATGTGTAGAAATAGCTGgagttttgaaaagttttatgtGTACAAAGTTTACTATACAACTGTTATTGATAATGACAACATATAGTAGAATAGTATGTGAAAGTGAATCTTTGGTATGAAAGTATGAACagttttattatcttttaaaacaagattttacaATCTAAATTATTATAGCTAGATAAATCCACGATAAACAGAAAGTACATCAGATGCAATTGGCAACATTACAATTTTatgtaaacatttgaaatatttttaaagtaatggacagaatactatttttttatggttttattttaaactaattgattttatGTGAGGTATATTTATGCTGTGGAACATTGCTTTGGCGTGGGTAGGAGGTCATAGTAGGATTAATATCATGAAATATGTTTGCAACATATTTAATAAGGGTGAACACTGAACTAATATCTTTTGAGAATAAACATGTCTGCCACCAAATATCTACGTGTAGCTGTTTCAGGGCTCAAATTTTGATGCTTTagttagttttatattttgggCTTATGACACATCAATTCTGTAATTAAAAGCTTTCATGTTggattttgtaatgaaaaagttaaaataatgtaataaaattcaaattaaatgaaaaactgaaagaaaaataatgccAGCAAGATATTTAATGTCATTGAGTTTTTTGGGGAAATTTGAATTGgcataattctttaaataacTGTGTACCTATATGATGTAAGGGGCTGCTGTTGTGTATGATATAGATTACACTTGTTCTGAtggtacaaatatatataataacgaATGATGTAAGTAACCTTGTTTCTAATGATATAAGGAACTTTGCGTGTCTGGTGTAAGGGCTTTTTCATTAAATTGACTGTACTAGGGTCGGGAGGTATAAATTCTGTCCATTGTTCTATGAACAACTTTACCATTGAAATAATTAAGTAATCTGCATCAAAAGGGGTCATGTGAACGCTTGAATAAACAATAACTTGGGTCAAAGATAATTGGCTGACAGTAGGGAAGGGACATTATTTGTCATAGTACACTGATGTACACTATCTTCCAATACCACACTTTAaccaattataattttttttaacagaattcaaaccaaacattactttttttaggtttagattttattgaaataaacatgACCTGTTTTCCattgataaaaatttaatgTAAGTTGGTCATCTTCATCATCAAAGAAAGAATTTTGCTAAAATCCTGCATTTACCTTCCGACCTCTATTACAGTACATTTATATGGACTAGCGATATTTTGTCTTTGTTAATTATGCTGTACCATTGTTGATAGAGGCAGCTTTACGTGTTCTGTCGTATATAGTTTATTCTGTTATTTATTGTAATACATAGTGTATGTTTTTAGTGTTAATCGTAGGGTCattcaattttttcaaaacCATTCAGCATGTTAAAATGAAAACCAAATCATAACTTATTTTCACTTGCATATCTGGGATAAAGAACACTTATATAAATTGATGTctgattttgaatttgaatacaTCTGATACATTTTGCTTGCTATCTTTTTAAGGGATGGGTGAATTCTTCCTTAAAATTGTTAAAGGATTATTGTACAGAAATTTCTTACTCGTGacagttgtaaaaaaaaacccaagcaTAATATTGGAAATtggaaaatttagaaaattattcTTTGTACTGAAAATACTACATAATTGTAAACAATGACTTTACtaaatcaattttattctgGTGTTCAGGGATTTTACACaacttatttatcaaaaaaagaaGTGTATGTGTTTCAAAGCTCCAAAGTAGAAACTTATAATACCTTTCATATTAAAAGTGAtcaagagttattgcccttgtgTGATAACAAGGAAGATGGCTTTTGATCACTCTTActtattatgtttataaaaagaagGCTTTTTAGCTCAAATACTGTATGTATATTTTCTTATgataaataagataaaagaaCATAATTTGATATTACAGTTAATTAAAGAAAAGTCTCCTTAACTTAGTTTACATGATGTGTTCACataagttttaattattttaggtCATTGCTTTTAGAAAGTTTccattttaaaaacaactgtTAAAGTTGACAAACACAATTTTATAGTCATGTCAACTACATCAATCACTCATtatcattcatattttataataaaacatgttttaagacttaagaaattgttttaattaattagAACAAAATATTACACCCTTCTCCTAAACCTTGTCCTTCTGCATGTAACATTTGAGTTTATCAAAGAAGAATTATACACAACTCAGCGACTAATGACTTTTGCGATCACCTGTTTTGTGTAGCCAAATAAATCATCATACTTCTATTGGGTAAAACCCAAAGGGCTTCGTATTGATCATAAGCTTGACACTGATTAGTTAGATCTGACTGACACCTGCTTCCTTTTTTCAAATACtataaagatattttcaatttcatgaaTTGTCTACCAAAAACCTAAAGCTACTCTGAGTTACTCTGACAAGGATTTCATCCTGAGTAGTTCTTGTGACCTACAAAACGGCCACTTTaacttttgtatatttgatC
The window above is part of the Mytilus trossulus isolate FHL-02 unplaced genomic scaffold, PNRI_Mtr1.1.1.hap1 h1tg000210l__unscaffolded, whole genome shotgun sequence genome. Proteins encoded here:
- the LOC134700906 gene encoding double-strand-break repair protein rad21 homolog, with translation MFYAHFVLSKKGPLARIWLAAHWDKKLTKAHVFETNIDSSVEAIMQPQVKLALRTSGHLLLGVCRIYSRKAKYLLADCNEAFVKIKMAFRPGVVDLPEENREAAVAAITLQENFHDFDTTLADLNDFDVQAQFSVNQSRPEEITMREDLSSITFVGDDGFGDIGFDDREILRDATSFEESLYKQPDHEPLVEEKTLNENANEKPMDVDNDIHAPMDDDLSPVDGGFMDDDDDDDDDGGGFGGGVDQEFFGDDDFMNSGGLFEDAPVADVSMPQAPEAETTISKPAEEDTSKIPEELEPAAPQTTSMASIVGPAGEQTTLINNEEEAFALPPLDATIFPGTEGKRRRKRKLIVDEQKGFPGETMKLQLSDTSDIISTLDLAPPTKKLMHWKETGGVEKLFSLPGRNIVSKVTSKLFSRNLITKQVKDDEPEQENFLQLEEEEIARNDKSQDKSRAREEFSTIMEEPSILDASVKSNLPDRQSIQPDVDRQSIQPTLADTTNPQDLLVNTFTEEVPQPQLDVSEPQLPQPQFDQYEDPPSIAPFSVPPPSVPPPSVPPQAEVPGFRTDEDLENELMPENEEQEEKRLTKRTHQMQHALELAFRYNNRLSFAEMSRNLYKKQSAARFYTLLVLKKFQAVEVSQQKEFGDIWISKGPQFGLVS